From Streptomyces sp. NBC_00370, a single genomic window includes:
- a CDS encoding ABC transporter ATP-binding protein, translating into MSTTPVIEVEKLNVRYGDFHAVKDLSFQVRKGEVYALLGTNGAGKTSTLEVIEGHRPTTSGAVRVLGRSPLDRAAVHPRMGIMLQESGFSPDLTVRESVRLIGALTRRQDDVGRVLGVVGLTDKAGTKVSQLSGGEKRRLDFATAFYGGPELVILDEPTTGLDINSRDALWAAVDRLREEGATIVLTTHYLEEAQQRADRIGLMHEGTFHREGTVVELTQTLPSVISFTLPAGAPEPPLAGAAADGGCRVETFSLQKDLYRLLGWAHETGVDLRGLQAGPTRLDDVFRAISGE; encoded by the coding sequence ATGTCCACCACCCCAGTCATCGAAGTCGAGAAACTCAACGTCCGCTACGGCGACTTCCACGCCGTGAAGGACCTGTCGTTCCAGGTCCGGAAGGGCGAGGTGTACGCCTTGCTCGGCACGAACGGCGCGGGTAAGACGTCGACCCTCGAAGTCATCGAGGGCCACCGGCCCACCACGTCGGGCGCCGTCCGCGTGCTGGGCCGCAGTCCGCTGGACCGCGCCGCCGTGCACCCGCGGATGGGCATCATGCTGCAGGAGAGCGGTTTCTCCCCGGACCTCACGGTGCGGGAGTCGGTCCGGCTGATCGGGGCGCTGACCCGGCGGCAGGACGACGTCGGCCGGGTGCTCGGCGTCGTGGGGCTGACGGACAAGGCGGGCACCAAGGTGTCGCAGCTCTCCGGCGGCGAGAAGCGCCGGCTGGACTTCGCCACCGCCTTCTACGGCGGCCCGGAGCTGGTCATCCTGGACGAGCCGACGACCGGCCTGGACATCAACTCCCGCGACGCGCTCTGGGCTGCCGTCGACCGGCTGCGTGAGGAGGGCGCGACGATCGTGCTCACCACCCACTACCTGGAGGAGGCGCAGCAGCGGGCCGACCGCATCGGGCTCATGCATGAGGGGACCTTCCACCGCGAGGGGACCGTCGTGGAGCTGACGCAGACGCTGCCCTCGGTGATCAGCTTCACTCTCCCGGCGGGCGCTCCCGAGCCGCCACTGGCCGGTGCGGCCGCGGACGGGGGCTGCCGCGTCGAGACCTTCAGCCTGCAGAAGGATCTCTACCGCCTGCTGGGCTGGGCCCACGAGACCGGTGTCGACCTGCGGGGACTGCAGGCCGGTCCGACCCGCCTGGACGACGTCTTCCGCGCCATCAGCGGCGAGTGA
- a CDS encoding aldehyde dehydrogenase family protein, giving the protein MPQYTMTIGGASVSGDASFGVVDPALGTVHAEAPDCGPGQLDAAFEAAALAYRSWRKNENARRKALHAAGDLLMSKANELAPVLTREQGKPLKDAAFEIIGSGYWLKHFADMAIPYEVIRDDDAAFVEVIRRPMGVVAAITPWNFPLMLACWKVAPALLAGNTMVLKPSPYTPLTTLAFGAMMREVLPPGVLNVVSGQDPLGARMTAHPVPRKITFTGSVATGKRVAEAAASDLKRVTLELGGNDPAIVLDDADPARVAPKIFDFAFQNNGQLCSAIKRVYAPARLYDDVVEALAAVAREVKVGNGLHEGVQYGPVNNKPQFDRVTELVDDAVGRGARAVAGGKRVEGPGYFYEPTVLAGAEDGFRIVDEEQFGPALPVIRYTSLDDVVERANGSHFGLCGSVWGTDVERASQVAGDLECGTAWVNTHFAVHPDQPFGGHKWSGVGSENGRLGLEGFTEVQVRHRAKS; this is encoded by the coding sequence ATGCCGCAATACACCATGACCATTGGCGGCGCGAGTGTATCCGGGGACGCCTCCTTCGGGGTCGTCGATCCGGCTCTGGGTACGGTGCACGCCGAGGCTCCCGACTGCGGTCCCGGCCAGCTCGACGCCGCATTCGAGGCGGCGGCGCTGGCGTACCGGTCGTGGCGGAAGAACGAGAACGCGCGGCGCAAGGCCCTGCACGCCGCCGGCGATCTGCTGATGAGCAAGGCCAACGAGCTGGCCCCCGTACTCACCCGTGAGCAGGGCAAGCCGCTGAAGGATGCCGCGTTCGAGATCATCGGCTCCGGATACTGGCTCAAGCACTTCGCCGACATGGCCATTCCGTACGAGGTGATCCGGGACGACGACGCGGCGTTCGTGGAGGTCATCCGCCGGCCGATGGGAGTGGTCGCGGCGATCACACCGTGGAACTTCCCACTCATGCTGGCCTGTTGGAAGGTCGCTCCGGCCCTGCTGGCCGGTAACACCATGGTGCTCAAACCGTCGCCCTACACACCGCTCACCACCCTGGCGTTCGGTGCGATGATGCGCGAGGTGCTGCCGCCCGGTGTGCTGAACGTGGTCAGCGGGCAGGATCCGCTCGGCGCGCGGATGACGGCGCACCCCGTGCCCCGGAAGATCACCTTCACCGGCAGCGTCGCCACCGGCAAGCGGGTCGCGGAGGCGGCGGCGAGCGACCTCAAGAGGGTGACGCTCGAACTCGGCGGGAACGACCCCGCGATCGTGCTGGACGACGCGGACCCGGCCCGGGTCGCGCCGAAGATATTCGACTTCGCCTTCCAGAACAACGGACAGCTCTGCTCCGCGATCAAGCGTGTCTACGCACCGGCGCGGCTCTACGACGACGTGGTCGAAGCGCTGGCGGCCGTCGCACGCGAGGTCAAGGTCGGCAACGGCCTGCACGAGGGCGTGCAGTACGGGCCCGTCAACAACAAGCCGCAGTTCGACCGGGTCACCGAACTCGTCGACGACGCGGTCGGCCGGGGCGCGCGGGCGGTGGCGGGCGGCAAACGCGTCGAAGGGCCCGGCTACTTCTACGAACCGACCGTACTCGCGGGCGCCGAGGACGGGTTCCGCATCGTGGACGAGGAGCAGTTCGGCCCCGCCCTGCCGGTGATCCGCTACACCTCACTCGACGACGTGGTGGAGCGCGCCAACGGGTCCCACTTCGGCCTGTGCGGCTCGGTCTGGGGCACCGACGTGGAGCGCGCCTCCCAGGTGGCAGGCGACCTGGAATGCGGGACGGCATGGGTCAACACCCACTTCGCCGTCCACCCGGACCAGCCGTTCGGCGGCCACAAGTGGAGCGGTGTCGGATCCGAGAACGGCCGTCTCGGCCTGGAGGGCTTCACCGAGGTACAGGTGCGGCACCGCGCCAAGAGCTGA
- a CDS encoding class I SAM-dependent methyltransferase: MKSVSATALWAAALRAGESQRDDALFVDELAEELAGDKGFALRTRYERPGVADSLAIRTRYMDETIAKHSGFRQVVLLAAGLDTRSVRTTWPAGTTLFEVDHPDLLEWKEERLAKLGVTHDCERRTVGADLTENWQEALRAAGWDAAEPTLWVAEGLLYYLPEQAVHALVKAVADIAPPGSVFAGDIVSHQFLISEHDFPQNGLPLLAEDGSPWQFGTDEPETLLSGGGWEPTEVKSVGDDGASFGRWPVPPIPRHIPGVPRFFLFTVTKAG, from the coding sequence ATGAAAAGCGTTTCCGCCACCGCGCTGTGGGCCGCGGCTCTCCGGGCCGGCGAATCACAGCGCGACGACGCGTTGTTCGTCGACGAACTGGCAGAAGAGCTGGCCGGCGACAAGGGCTTCGCGCTGCGCACCCGCTACGAGCGCCCCGGCGTCGCGGACAGCCTCGCGATCCGCACCCGCTACATGGACGAGACGATCGCCAAGCACTCCGGCTTCCGGCAGGTCGTGCTGCTCGCCGCCGGTCTCGACACCCGTTCCGTACGCACCACGTGGCCGGCCGGCACCACGCTCTTCGAGGTGGACCACCCCGATCTGCTGGAGTGGAAGGAAGAACGGCTCGCGAAACTGGGCGTCACGCACGACTGCGAACGGCGCACCGTGGGAGCCGACCTGACCGAGAACTGGCAGGAAGCGCTGCGCGCGGCCGGCTGGGACGCGGCGGAACCGACCCTCTGGGTCGCCGAGGGGCTGCTCTACTACCTGCCCGAACAGGCCGTGCACGCACTGGTGAAGGCGGTCGCCGACATCGCGCCGCCCGGCAGCGTCTTCGCCGGCGACATCGTCAGCCACCAGTTCCTGATCTCGGAGCACGACTTCCCGCAGAACGGCCTCCCGCTGCTCGCCGAGGACGGCAGCCCCTGGCAGTTCGGCACCGACGAGCCGGAAACCCTGCTGTCCGGGGGCGGTTGGGAGCCGACCGAGGTCAAGTCCGTCGGCGACGACGGAGCTTCCTTCGGCCGCTGGCCGGTCCCACCCATCCCCCGGCACATCCCCGGCGTCCCGCGGTTCTTCCTTTTCACCGTGACCAAGGCCGGCTGA
- a CDS encoding ABC transporter permease — MFAIARSELIQIFRNRLVLVTGLVIPVAVSAFFVYRHEIFAEAAGLGYIAAIVMFTVMTFGLYTTVVTTLASRRQNLFLKRLRSTAAGDVGILAGLLLPVTVIALLQVIVILIVLGAVATAPAQVLLLVVAVLATLAMMVGLALATAGLTNSPEHAQVTTLPVSLGVIGVASWVGIAGTDDLAPLKRLLPGGAATELVVNAWEGGVAVTDSLVLLVPTLSWVVVAVALAARLFRWEPRR, encoded by the coding sequence ATGTTCGCGATCGCTCGCAGTGAGCTGATCCAGATCTTCCGGAACCGGCTCGTCCTGGTCACCGGACTCGTCATCCCGGTCGCCGTCAGCGCGTTCTTCGTCTACCGGCACGAGATCTTCGCCGAGGCGGCCGGCCTCGGCTACATCGCGGCAATCGTGATGTTCACCGTCATGACCTTCGGCCTCTACACCACGGTCGTGACCACGCTGGCCTCGCGCCGGCAGAACCTCTTCCTCAAACGGCTGCGCTCGACCGCCGCCGGCGACGTCGGCATCCTGGCCGGGCTGCTCCTGCCGGTCACCGTCATCGCGCTGCTCCAGGTGATCGTGATCCTGATCGTGCTCGGCGCGGTCGCCACCGCACCGGCCCAGGTGCTGCTCCTCGTGGTGGCCGTCCTGGCGACGCTGGCCATGATGGTCGGCCTGGCGCTCGCCACCGCGGGGCTGACGAACTCGCCGGAGCACGCCCAGGTGACCACGCTGCCGGTCAGCCTCGGGGTGATCGGGGTCGCCAGCTGGGTGGGCATCGCCGGCACCGACGACCTCGCCCCGCTCAAGCGGCTGCTGCCGGGCGGCGCGGCCACCGAACTGGTGGTCAACGCCTGGGAGGGCGGCGTCGCCGTCACGGACTCGCTGGTCCTGCTGGTGCCCACCCTGAGCTGGGTCGTCGTCGCCGTCGCACTCGCCGCCCGGCTCTTCCGCTGGGAACCCCGCCGGTAA
- a CDS encoding carotenoid oxygenase family protein: MTTPTPHLLGNFAPVGELTSYDLPVTGTIPRELTGWYLRNGPNPHEAASAHWFLGSGMVHGVRLEGGRATSHRSRWVRTSSFTEGATVYDSLGNRDLTAGPSNTHVVRHAGRILSLAESSLPYLLTPELDTVGVHDFGGKLTTAMTAHPKTCPTTGELHFFGYGMLTAPFLTYHRADAAGNLTVSRAVDGVGPTMMHDFALTARHVVFMDLPVVFDVLEAMSGKPMPYKWDPEYGARLGVLRRDDPHGEIRWFDIDPCYVFHVPNAHDDGDSVVVSVIRYPELWVADSSEPYPVASLWRWTVDLAAGKVTEEQLDDRNTEFPRIDDRLAGLDARHVHTTVAASHPRHDAVPGALLRYDMHTGEVARHSFGPGRIPGEAAFVPADGRPGGEGWLMTYVYDVATDTSDLVIVDAGDLSATPVATVHLPQRVPYGFHGNWLPDTGA; encoded by the coding sequence TTGACGACGCCCACCCCCCACCTGCTCGGTAACTTCGCCCCCGTCGGCGAACTCACCTCCTACGACCTGCCCGTCACCGGGACCATCCCCAGGGAGCTGACCGGCTGGTACCTGCGCAACGGGCCCAACCCGCACGAGGCGGCGTCCGCCCACTGGTTCCTCGGCTCCGGCATGGTGCACGGTGTCCGGCTGGAAGGCGGGCGGGCGACGTCCCACCGCAGCCGGTGGGTCCGCACGTCGTCCTTCACCGAGGGCGCCACGGTCTACGACTCGCTCGGCAACCGCGATCTCACGGCGGGACCCTCCAACACACACGTCGTCCGGCACGCCGGCCGCATCCTGTCGCTGGCCGAGTCGTCCCTCCCGTACCTGCTCACCCCGGAGCTGGACACCGTCGGTGTGCACGACTTCGGGGGCAAGCTCACCACGGCCATGACCGCGCACCCGAAGACCTGCCCGACCACGGGCGAGCTGCACTTCTTCGGGTACGGGATGCTCACCGCCCCGTTCCTGACCTACCACCGGGCCGACGCCGCCGGAAATCTGACCGTCAGCCGTGCGGTCGACGGGGTCGGACCGACGATGATGCACGACTTCGCCCTGACCGCCCGGCACGTGGTCTTCATGGACCTGCCGGTCGTCTTCGACGTCCTCGAAGCGATGTCGGGCAAGCCCATGCCGTACAAGTGGGATCCCGAGTACGGGGCCCGGCTCGGGGTACTGCGGCGCGACGACCCGCACGGCGAGATCCGCTGGTTCGACATCGATCCCTGTTACGTCTTCCACGTGCCCAACGCGCACGACGACGGCGACAGCGTGGTCGTGAGCGTCATCCGCTATCCGGAGCTGTGGGTCGCGGACAGCAGCGAGCCCTACCCGGTCGCCTCGCTGTGGCGCTGGACCGTGGATCTGGCGGCGGGGAAGGTCACCGAGGAGCAACTCGACGACCGGAACACCGAGTTTCCCCGCATCGACGACAGACTGGCCGGGCTCGACGCCCGCCATGTGCACACCACGGTGGCCGCTTCTCATCCCCGCCACGACGCCGTTCCGGGCGCGCTGCTGCGCTACGACATGCACACCGGCGAGGTGGCGCGGCACTCCTTCGGGCCCGGCCGGATTCCGGGTGAGGCCGCCTTCGTCCCCGCGGACGGCAGGCCCGGCGGCGAGGGGTGGCTCATGACGTACGTCTACGACGTAGCGACGGACACCAGTGACCTGGTCATCGTGGACGCCGGCGACCTGAGCGCGACGCCGGTGGCGACCGTTCATCTGCCGCAGCGCGTCCCGTACGGCTTCCACGGCAACTGGCTTCCGGACACGGGAGCCTAG
- a CDS encoding sensor histidine kinase, translating to MSDISEVTRGRLRRLNLIMVFPSIAVGGVLLVALDTESWWDAAVLGLGVLAALLAFVSWTAGGLARVAVPCLVVTAGVWLFGVLVAGSGKAVFGLSVVGPLIVPRLPRGRGWAAAGLVAYVALAGATRFLVTQDDPRGVLIEFVIVPAGVTAVVTGLMFPNKRFYDVVEELDESRWREAELAVVRERMRFASDLHDIQGHTLHVVKLKVALAQKLVHRDPGRAEQELREIHSLVGDTIAQTKELAYAQRRLNLPAELENAKNLFEAAGIEVHIRRVAYADTGVSELLGQVLRETTTNILRHAEAEEVRITLSGTGISIVNDGAPNTPLPELGGLAVLGQRVADEGGTLTVEQEDGRFLTAAAFPSPGPDPQETR from the coding sequence ATGTCCGATATTTCCGAGGTGACGCGCGGCCGGCTGCGGCGGCTCAACCTGATCATGGTGTTCCCTTCCATCGCGGTCGGCGGCGTGCTGCTGGTGGCGCTGGACACCGAGTCCTGGTGGGACGCCGCGGTCCTGGGGCTGGGTGTGCTCGCGGCTCTGCTGGCCTTCGTGTCCTGGACGGCCGGCGGTCTGGCCCGGGTCGCCGTGCCGTGTCTGGTCGTCACTGCGGGCGTCTGGCTCTTCGGGGTGCTGGTGGCCGGGAGCGGGAAGGCGGTCTTCGGTCTGTCCGTCGTGGGCCCGCTGATCGTGCCGCGGCTGCCCCGCGGCCGGGGCTGGGCCGCCGCAGGACTGGTGGCCTACGTCGCTCTCGCGGGTGCGACCCGGTTCCTGGTGACCCAGGACGATCCGCGTGGCGTGCTGATCGAGTTCGTCATCGTCCCGGCGGGCGTCACCGCCGTGGTGACCGGGCTGATGTTCCCGAACAAACGGTTCTACGACGTCGTCGAGGAGCTGGACGAGTCGCGCTGGCGCGAGGCGGAGCTGGCCGTCGTACGCGAGCGCATGCGGTTCGCCAGCGACCTGCACGACATCCAGGGGCACACCCTGCACGTGGTGAAGCTCAAGGTCGCCCTCGCGCAGAAGCTGGTGCACCGCGACCCCGGCCGGGCCGAGCAGGAGCTGCGCGAGATCCACTCGCTGGTCGGCGACACCATCGCCCAGACCAAGGAGCTCGCCTACGCCCAGCGCCGGCTCAACCTGCCCGCCGAGCTGGAGAACGCGAAGAACCTGTTCGAGGCCGCCGGCATCGAGGTGCACATCCGCCGCGTCGCGTACGCGGACACCGGTGTGAGCGAGCTGCTGGGCCAGGTGCTGCGCGAGACGACAACCAACATCCTGCGGCACGCCGAGGCCGAGGAAGTACGGATCACACTGTCCGGGACCGGCATCAGCATCGTCAACGACGGCGCCCCAAACACCCCGCTGCCGGAACTCGGCGGTCTGGCCGTGCTCGGACAACGCGTGGCCGACGAAGGGGGCACGCTCACGGTGGAGCAGGAGGACGGGCGCTTCCTGACCGCGGCGGCCTTCCCGTCACCCGGCCCCGACCCACAGGAGACCCGATGA
- a CDS encoding response regulator transcription factor, which translates to MTTVVLADDEALLRKALAALLPLEGDITVLAEAADGAEAVSATLRHRPDVLVIDLEMPGVDGLGAVAEIRGVHPDQVILMLTRHAKPGVLRRALKLGVQGFVSKSAEPAHITSVIATLHEGRRWIDPDVSALALIDDCPLTDREIDVLRATSYGYSVADIAGQLHLAEGTVRNYLSNAMGKTQTQSRHEAARYAREHDWL; encoded by the coding sequence ATGACCACCGTTGTACTGGCCGACGACGAGGCGCTGCTGCGCAAGGCGCTCGCCGCACTGCTGCCGCTGGAGGGCGACATCACCGTCCTCGCCGAAGCCGCGGACGGCGCGGAGGCGGTCAGCGCCACCCTGCGGCACCGGCCCGACGTGCTCGTCATCGACCTGGAGATGCCCGGTGTCGACGGGCTCGGCGCCGTGGCGGAGATCCGCGGCGTCCACCCCGACCAGGTGATCCTGATGCTGACCAGGCACGCCAAGCCGGGGGTGCTGCGCCGGGCGCTGAAGCTCGGCGTCCAGGGGTTCGTCAGCAAATCCGCCGAACCGGCGCACATCACGTCCGTCATCGCGACGCTGCACGAGGGACGGCGCTGGATCGACCCGGACGTCTCGGCGCTCGCCCTCATCGACGACTGCCCGCTCACCGACCGCGAGATCGACGTCCTGCGCGCCACGTCCTACGGCTACTCCGTCGCCGACATCGCCGGCCAGCTCCATCTCGCCGAAGGCACCGTCCGCAACTACCTCTCCAACGCGATGGGCAAGACCCAGACCCAGAGCAGGCACGAAGCGGCGCGGTACGCGCGCGAACACGACTGGCTGTGA